Part of the Spartobacteria bacterium genome, TGTGGACGGAGTTGTCCGGGGGCGGAAAGCATGATGAGCTGCGAGCAAGTGAATTCTGGGCTGTTAAGGATATCTCGTTTGAACTCAAGCGCGGGGAATGCCTGGGGCTGATCGGACACAATGGTGCTGGGAAATCGACGTTGCTCAAGATGTTGAATGGATTGATCAAGCCGGATCAGGGGCGCATTGAAATGCGCGGACGCATCGGAGAGCGGCTCGAAAAAAACCGCATCCCGCATCCCGCATCTCTTCCCCCGAATCGCGCATCGCGCATCCCGAATCCCTCTCTTCTGCCCGGACGCGAAAACATCTACAACAAAGGGGCGGTCCTCGGTTTCTCCAAAAAAGAAATAGATGAAAAATATGATGCGATAGTAGATTTCGCGGAGATTGAGGAATTCATCGACATGCCAATCCAGAATTATTCCTCCGGCATGAA contains:
- a CDS encoding ATP-binding cassette domain-containing protein — its product is MYEQRTTNEEPLVRVEGVSKKFCKSLKRSLLYGAKDVWTELSGGGKHDELRASEFWAVKDISFELKRGECLGLIGHNGAGKSTLLKMLNGLIKPDQGRIEMRGRIGERLEKNRIPHPASLPPNRASRIPNPSLLPGRENIYNKGAVLGFSKKEIDEKYDAIVDFAEIEEFIDMPIQNYSSGMKGRLGFAVLAMMEPDILIIDRVKRWAIGSLLSAKSVKNCFWMS